One window from the genome of Paraneptunicella aestuarii encodes:
- the smpB gene encoding SsrA-binding protein SmpB, with protein MSKKKQNKSTSNTIALNKKARHDFFLEEKFEAGISLQGWEIKSIRAGKVNLSDSHVYIKDGEAFVTNCKIQPLESASSHVICDPNRTKKLLLKRRELSTLIGSVERQGYTIVATAMYWKKCWVKLEIYLAKGKQSHDKRDTIKDRDWERQKARVMKHG; from the coding sequence ATGAGTAAGAAAAAGCAAAACAAATCAACCAGCAATACCATCGCGCTAAACAAAAAGGCGCGCCACGACTTTTTTCTTGAAGAAAAGTTCGAAGCAGGTATCTCATTACAAGGCTGGGAAATCAAAAGCATTCGGGCAGGCAAAGTCAATTTGTCTGACAGTCACGTATATATAAAAGATGGCGAAGCCTTCGTTACCAACTGCAAAATTCAACCGTTGGAATCAGCATCAAGCCACGTCATCTGCGACCCAAACAGAACCAAAAAGTTACTGCTCAAAAGACGTGAGCTAAGTACACTCATTGGCAGTGTTGAGCGACAAGGCTACACCATAGTCGCCACCGCCATGTATTGGAAAAAATGTTGGGTAAAATTAGAGATTTACCTCGCCAAGGGTAAACAATCGCACGATAAGCGCGATACTATTAAAGACAGAGATTGGGAAAGACAAAAAGCCAGGGTAATGAAACACGGCTAA
- a CDS encoding FecR family protein, with translation MTRQYNALALSILVSSSLISGYAAQAATTAGKTMVVKGDVQAFETEADSRQLQRRSPIYDIDTVTTKANSKAQFRMTDGTLLALKESSQILISEYQYEPGNEGNSAVIELVEGGLRSVTGAIKSNNGSYQLKTPVGSIGIRGTHFEIELINGDMFLAVWDGAIDVTVNSGSGSDTVSFGEGEDFSFGVISENGEVTSLLEAPENFNQGHGSDNDGDDDGNDRDGDSSEGGFANNDGDDDGDNEGGDDFGDDSDEGVDFGDFDDDNEGGDDGDEGDFASNDSEQDSANQERLEGVLDINSPADPVVIENKVGEFTYSGLVESSFSSTAGGASNLQVNMTVDFDINFMTGDLSLTDNGGEWLALFAGAVDGSDLIIDIGTAYHGNEIADGTINGFFGDNGNRIIGNFNLFEVNTPTTSTTGSFIIN, from the coding sequence ATGACGCGGCAATATAACGCTCTTGCACTTTCAATATTGGTATCAAGCAGCTTAATATCTGGCTATGCAGCCCAAGCGGCTACCACCGCAGGTAAAACCATGGTAGTCAAAGGCGATGTACAAGCCTTTGAAACCGAAGCTGATTCCCGCCAATTACAACGCCGTTCCCCCATTTACGATATCGACACTGTCACCACAAAAGCTAATAGCAAAGCTCAGTTCAGAATGACTGACGGCACACTGCTCGCATTAAAAGAGTCCTCCCAGATCCTTATTTCTGAATATCAATACGAGCCCGGAAATGAAGGAAATTCAGCCGTCATTGAATTAGTGGAAGGCGGATTACGTTCCGTGACTGGCGCTATCAAATCAAATAATGGTAGCTATCAATTAAAAACACCTGTTGGTTCTATTGGTATCAGGGGTACTCACTTTGAAATCGAACTAATCAACGGCGATATGTTCCTGGCTGTTTGGGACGGCGCGATTGATGTTACGGTTAATTCAGGAAGCGGGTCTGATACGGTTTCGTTTGGAGAAGGTGAAGATTTCTCATTCGGCGTTATTAGTGAAAATGGCGAAGTGACTTCCTTACTGGAAGCCCCGGAGAACTTCAACCAGGGTCACGGTAGCGATAATGATGGCGACGATGACGGTAATGACAGAGACGGAGACTCATCTGAAGGTGGTTTTGCCAACAACGATGGCGATGACGATGGAGATAACGAAGGTGGTGACGACTTCGGTGATGATTCTGACGAAGGCGTTGATTTTGGTGACTTTGATGATGATAACGAAGGTGGCGATGATGGCGACGAAGGCGATTTCGCTAGCAACGACTCTGAACAAGACAGCGCTAATCAAGAACGACTTGAAGGCGTGCTTGATATCAACAGCCCGGCCGATCCTGTCGTCATAGAAAACAAAGTTGGAGAATTCACCTACAGCGGTCTGGTTGAATCGTCATTCAGCAGTACAGCAGGTGGCGCGAGTAATCTGCAAGTCAATATGACCGTTGATTTTGATATTAACTTCATGACCGGTGATTTATCACTCACCGACAATGGAGGTGAATGGTTAGCCCTGTTTGCAGGAGCGGTAGACGGCAGTGATCTGATTATTGATATTGGCACTGCCTACCATGGTAACGAAATAGCGGACGGTACAATTAATGGTTTCTTTGGTGATAACGGTAATCGCATTATCGGTAACTTCAATTTATTTGAGGTGAACACCCCAACCACGAGTACCACCGGAAGCTTTATTATCAACTAA
- a CDS encoding tetratricopeptide repeat protein — protein sequence MNNNKTVAVTPILNRVTRTQKTTLATFATTVISSLIFSFSFFSLSFSVQAASPSSKELLNLYTLIKQKQYSEAYTMSNALLEEYGGEAEFDFLAGQAAFQTGHFQEAVFAFERVMFNRPQHQKARLLLAFSYFKVDNYGAAKLELNQLLKKADTLTPEEQQKIRDYLKRIEEQERKAIRNTALEVKAGIGYDSNVNSGTDDDHVFLPALNREIPLVEGAQVEDIVADVALSYKLNEKLSQKSAYSLQANFTNITHDTKSNLDRSYLNLVANYSNYWNSTKYTVTGYIQPMMLDDQYYRTAYGVMLDGSWRLTDTWLWSVGTNAAKIDNNKYDVQSLDQIGINTKITYINNHIQMFELAYYDDDASNSGGEHFGRDYFTAAYTYLYPYSRDLNFTLKVYADKSKYDAIHPIYLVTRDDSSVTGMLAASYQLDDQWNLSAQLRHANKNSNIEIYAFVRSEVNISVAYKF from the coding sequence GTGAATAATAATAAGACCGTGGCAGTAACACCCATTTTAAACCGTGTTACCCGCACTCAAAAAACCACTCTCGCAACGTTTGCAACTACTGTTATTTCGTCCCTGATTTTTTCATTTAGCTTTTTCTCACTTAGCTTTTCGGTGCAAGCCGCCTCACCCTCATCAAAAGAACTTTTAAACCTTTATACACTCATTAAACAGAAGCAATATTCCGAAGCCTATACAATGTCCAATGCGTTACTTGAAGAATACGGGGGCGAAGCGGAATTTGATTTTCTGGCTGGACAAGCCGCGTTTCAAACAGGCCATTTTCAAGAAGCCGTATTTGCTTTTGAACGCGTTATGTTTAACCGCCCACAGCATCAGAAAGCCAGACTGCTGCTCGCCTTTAGTTACTTCAAGGTAGATAACTATGGTGCAGCCAAGCTTGAACTAAACCAATTGCTTAAAAAGGCAGACACGCTAACCCCGGAAGAACAGCAAAAAATTCGCGATTATCTGAAAAGAATCGAAGAGCAAGAACGCAAGGCAATTCGTAATACCGCTTTGGAGGTGAAAGCAGGTATTGGCTACGACTCTAACGTGAATAGCGGCACCGATGACGACCATGTCTTCCTGCCAGCGCTAAACAGGGAAATCCCCTTAGTGGAAGGCGCACAGGTTGAAGATATCGTCGCCGATGTTGCGCTTTCTTATAAACTGAACGAAAAACTCTCTCAGAAAAGCGCTTATTCCCTGCAAGCCAATTTCACCAATATTACTCACGACACCAAAAGCAATCTGGATCGCAGTTACCTGAATCTCGTTGCCAATTACAGTAACTATTGGAACAGCACCAAGTACACGGTTACAGGCTATATCCAACCCATGATGCTTGATGATCAATACTATCGTACAGCCTACGGTGTAATGTTAGATGGCTCATGGAGACTAACCGATACCTGGCTATGGAGTGTAGGAACCAATGCAGCCAAAATTGACAACAATAAATATGATGTTCAAAGTCTGGATCAAATAGGCATCAACACAAAAATCACCTACATCAATAACCATATCCAAATGTTCGAATTGGCCTACTACGACGATGATGCATCCAATTCGGGTGGTGAACACTTTGGCAGAGACTACTTCACAGCAGCTTATACTTATCTTTACCCCTATTCACGAGATTTGAATTTCACCCTGAAAGTGTATGCCGACAAATCCAAATATGATGCCATTCATCCCATCTACTTGGTCACTCGGGACGATAGTTCGGTTACAGGTATGTTGGCCGCAAGTTATCAATTGGATGACCAGTGGAATTTATCGGCGCAGCTGAGACACGCCAATAAGAACAGTAATATAGAGATTTACGCTTTTGTCCGAAGTGAAGTGAACATTTCGGTGGCTTATAAATTTTAG
- the grpE gene encoding nucleotide exchange factor GrpE encodes MSNEAQNEEMVQEVDAQTQGEQASETDSTAGMTVDEARIQELEAALAKAEATIAEQKDSVLRAAAEAENARRRASAEVEKAHKFALERFAGELLPVADNLERALLSADPANEALKAVMEGVEITHKSFISTIEKFGLEVVDPQGQAFNPEQHQAMAMQESADFAPNTVMAVMQKGYLINGRLLRPAMVVVSRAVAGNDENNVDVEV; translated from the coding sequence ATGAGTAATGAAGCACAAAACGAAGAGATGGTTCAAGAAGTCGACGCTCAGACTCAAGGTGAGCAAGCGTCTGAGACTGATTCAACAGCAGGTATGACCGTTGATGAAGCTCGTATTCAGGAATTAGAGGCTGCTCTGGCGAAGGCCGAGGCAACGATTGCTGAACAGAAAGATTCAGTATTGCGGGCTGCTGCTGAAGCTGAAAATGCTCGTCGTCGTGCAAGCGCTGAAGTGGAAAAGGCGCATAAGTTTGCACTGGAACGCTTCGCGGGTGAGTTGTTACCTGTTGCGGATAATTTGGAGCGAGCTTTACTGTCTGCTGATCCTGCCAATGAAGCATTAAAGGCTGTGATGGAAGGCGTAGAGATTACTCATAAATCCTTTATTAGTACGATTGAAAAATTTGGATTGGAAGTTGTTGACCCACAAGGTCAGGCATTTAATCCAGAACAGCATCAAGCCATGGCTATGCAGGAATCGGCAGATTTCGCACCAAACACGGTAATGGCTGTGATGCAAAAAGGGTATCTCATTAACGGCAGATTGCTACGTCCAGCGATGGTTGTTGTATCTCGTGCAGTAGCCGGAAATGACGAAAATAATGTGGATGTAGAAGTTTAG
- a CDS encoding type II toxin-antitoxin system RatA family toxin has translation MPTVNRSALVPFSAETMFDLVNDVLSYPKFLPGCVNADVHEESDSHMRASLLIKKAGVNQWFTTSNELSRGKHILMSLVDGPFTSLQGGWKFTALAEDACKIELSLEFEFSSKLVELAFGKVFSSIANNMVKAFTDRAKDVSRG, from the coding sequence ATGCCAACTGTAAATCGAAGTGCCCTGGTTCCATTTAGTGCCGAAACCATGTTTGATCTGGTTAATGATGTGCTGAGCTATCCGAAATTCCTTCCTGGGTGTGTTAATGCGGATGTTCATGAAGAATCAGACTCGCACATGAGGGCTTCGCTGTTAATTAAAAAGGCGGGCGTGAATCAGTGGTTTACAACCAGCAATGAGTTATCACGGGGTAAGCATATTCTTATGTCGTTGGTAGATGGGCCTTTTACTTCTTTGCAAGGTGGATGGAAGTTCACCGCATTAGCTGAAGATGCATGCAAAATAGAACTTAGTCTGGAGTTTGAATTTTCCAGTAAGCTGGTGGAATTGGCCTTTGGCAAGGTATTTAGCAGTATCGCTAATAATATGGTGAAGGCTTTTACTGACCGGGCAAAGGATGTGAGTCGTGGCTGA
- a CDS encoding RnfH family protein, with amino-acid sequence MAEQEKQTPEAQEQIHVEVAYALPEKQALLEVTVAQGLTVQQVIEASGILEQFDGIDLTVNKVGIWNRTCKLQDIPRDGDRIEIYRPLIADPKEARRARAEKAVQEGRASKVTGGRPRSKS; translated from the coding sequence GTGGCTGAGCAAGAAAAGCAAACCCCGGAAGCACAAGAGCAGATTCATGTTGAGGTTGCTTATGCGCTACCGGAGAAACAAGCGTTACTTGAGGTGACTGTTGCACAAGGCTTGACGGTTCAGCAAGTCATTGAAGCATCTGGAATTCTTGAGCAATTTGACGGTATCGACCTGACTGTGAATAAGGTCGGGATATGGAATCGTACTTGTAAATTGCAGGATATTCCTCGTGATGGTGACAGGATTGAAATTTATCGTCCTTTGATCGCAGACCCCAAAGAAGCTCGCCGTGCCAGAGCTGAAAAAGCCGTTCAAGAGGGACGTGCCAGCAAAGTCACGGGTGGACGCCCTCGTTCGAAGAGCTAA
- a CDS encoding Fic family protein translates to MSKQTPPFTITPAIITLISNISESLGRLSVLQEEKDLRLRRLNRIRTIQGSLAIEGNTLSQEQITAILEGKRVIAPPKDILEARNAIKAYEEFERWQPANERDLLNAHRILMAGLIDDAGHYRSGNVGVMNGDKVVHMVPQAERVKMLMGDLFNWLDSTDQHPLIASSVFHYEFEFIHPFADGNGRMGRLWQTLILSQWNPLFSQLPVESMIHEYQSEYYQAINLSTQRTDSSPFIEFMLNTILETIKSTNPNLTPQVNPQVTPQVKSLLTLMLKTKAPLNREELQRALQLKDRKSFRELYLKPALESGLIEMTIPDKPNSRLQQYRLTELGKQQAYLETDLL, encoded by the coding sequence ATGAGCAAACAAACACCGCCTTTCACAATAACACCAGCAATCATAACGCTGATTTCAAACATTAGTGAAAGCTTGGGGCGTTTATCTGTATTGCAGGAAGAAAAGGATCTTCGTCTTCGCCGCTTGAATCGTATTCGTACCATACAAGGCTCGTTAGCGATTGAAGGTAATACCCTGAGCCAAGAGCAAATAACCGCCATACTTGAAGGAAAAAGGGTCATAGCGCCGCCTAAAGACATTCTGGAAGCGCGAAACGCAATCAAAGCCTATGAAGAATTTGAACGCTGGCAACCCGCTAACGAAAGGGATTTGTTAAATGCTCATAGGATATTAATGGCTGGCCTTATAGACGATGCTGGTCACTACCGTAGCGGTAACGTGGGCGTCATGAATGGCGATAAGGTGGTTCATATGGTTCCCCAAGCCGAACGAGTCAAAATGCTAATGGGCGACCTGTTTAACTGGCTAGATTCCACAGATCAACACCCACTTATTGCCAGTTCTGTGTTTCATTATGAGTTTGAGTTTATTCACCCCTTCGCTGACGGTAACGGTCGTATGGGGCGCTTATGGCAGACCTTAATACTTAGTCAATGGAATCCCTTGTTCTCTCAATTACCCGTTGAAAGCATGATTCATGAGTACCAAAGCGAGTATTACCAAGCGATTAACTTAAGCACTCAAAGAACGGATTCAAGTCCCTTTATTGAGTTCATGCTCAATACGATTTTAGAAACAATCAAAAGCACTAACCCAAACCTTACCCCCCAAGTCAACCCCCAAGTCACCCCCCAAGTCAAATCACTACTTACTTTGATGCTAAAGACAAAAGCCCCTTTAAATCGGGAAGAATTACAACGGGCATTACAACTGAAAGATCGGAAATCATTTAGAGAACTCTATTTAAAACCAGCCTTAGAAAGCGGATTAATTGAAATGACGATCCCAGACAAACCTAACAGCAGGTTGCAACAATACAGACTCACAGAACTAGGCAAGCAACAAGCATATTTAGAAACTGATCTGCTTTAA
- the recN gene encoding DNA repair protein RecN, which translates to MLTHLSIKNFAIVRHLDIEFSNNTTAITGETGAGKSIAIDALSLCLGGRAEAGMVRKNADKAEVTATFSLQKNEGATSWLSNNELDDGEEQCILRRVISSEGRSRAWVNGSPVTLQQMKELGLLLVNIHGQHAHQELLKPDMQRITLDNSAQHSSLLEQVQEKSTQFHALSRKLKGLQDEQQQRADRKSLLQYQLQELDDFALAENEFPELEAEFKKLSHSQTLLEDTQICLHKLYESDHGSALSIVDEALDKLSSLVEHDPQLSPIVQMLTEAQIQVQEASNELRHYVEHLEIDPMKMQQTDERYSKAMELARKHSVLPEFLASHHQGLHDELATLQQQDNDLESIIHELETLKSGYFTLAKQLHTSRQKSGGLLAQQVTEKLHKMNMPHAQFEIKVTAIENPKISAIGTDDIRFMLTSNKGMEADSIEKVASGGELSRISLAIQVLANRTSATMIFDEVDTGISGATASVVGKLLRELGENNQVLCVTHLPQVAAKAHQQMLVTKFTDKDITETHMQRLSEDKRVEELARLLAGDEITESALQNAKGLLHS; encoded by the coding sequence ATGCTTACTCATTTATCAATTAAAAATTTCGCCATCGTTCGTCATCTGGATATCGAGTTCAGCAACAATACCACCGCTATTACCGGGGAAACTGGAGCTGGGAAATCCATTGCTATTGATGCCTTGAGCTTATGCCTTGGTGGTCGAGCAGAAGCGGGAATGGTCAGAAAAAATGCAGACAAGGCAGAAGTCACTGCCACCTTTTCCCTGCAAAAAAATGAAGGCGCAACAAGCTGGCTAAGCAACAATGAGTTAGACGACGGAGAAGAACAGTGCATATTACGTCGTGTTATTTCCAGTGAAGGCCGCTCAAGAGCCTGGGTAAACGGTAGCCCGGTCACGCTACAACAAATGAAAGAATTGGGGCTATTGCTGGTTAATATTCATGGGCAACATGCTCATCAGGAACTATTAAAGCCAGATATGCAGCGCATCACACTGGATAACAGCGCTCAACATTCTTCGCTCTTAGAACAGGTACAGGAAAAGAGTACCCAGTTTCACGCCTTGTCACGCAAGTTAAAAGGACTGCAAGACGAACAACAGCAGCGAGCCGATCGCAAAAGCCTGCTTCAATATCAACTGCAAGAGCTTGATGATTTTGCCTTGGCTGAAAACGAATTTCCTGAATTGGAAGCCGAGTTTAAAAAGCTAAGCCACAGTCAAACCTTATTGGAAGATACGCAAATATGCTTGCATAAACTGTATGAATCCGATCATGGCAGCGCGCTTTCTATCGTAGATGAAGCCTTGGATAAACTGAGTTCTTTAGTAGAGCACGACCCTCAATTATCGCCCATCGTGCAAATGCTCACAGAAGCGCAAATTCAGGTACAAGAAGCATCAAATGAATTACGGCATTATGTCGAACATCTGGAAATCGACCCAATGAAGATGCAGCAGACCGATGAACGATACTCCAAAGCCATGGAGTTAGCACGTAAACACTCAGTGTTACCTGAATTCCTGGCATCGCATCATCAAGGGCTACATGACGAATTAGCTACCCTGCAACAGCAAGACAATGACCTTGAAAGCATTATTCATGAACTGGAAACTCTGAAATCAGGTTACTTTACGTTAGCAAAACAACTGCACACATCGCGCCAAAAATCAGGCGGCCTGCTTGCTCAACAAGTAACAGAAAAGCTGCATAAAATGAATATGCCTCATGCCCAGTTCGAGATTAAGGTCACTGCAATAGAAAACCCTAAAATCTCAGCAATTGGTACTGACGACATTCGTTTTATGCTAACCAGCAACAAAGGAATGGAAGCCGACAGCATTGAGAAAGTCGCTTCCGGTGGTGAGTTATCACGTATTAGCCTCGCTATCCAGGTACTCGCTAACAGAACCAGTGCCACTATGATTTTCGATGAAGTCGACACGGGTATTAGCGGCGCAACAGCATCAGTTGTCGGCAAATTACTTCGAGAATTAGGAGAAAATAATCAGGTACTGTGTGTTACTCACCTACCGCAGGTTGCAGCCAAAGCTCATCAACAAATGTTAGTCACCAAGTTTACCGACAAAGACATCACTGAGACTCATATGCAGCGGCTGTCAGAAGATAAACGTGTTGAAGAACTCGCACGCCTGCTGGCTGGCGATGAAATAACAGAATCAGCACTGCAAAACGCCAAAGGACTGTTGCATAGTTAA
- the nadK gene encoding NAD(+) kinase translates to MGTPKRNFETVGLIGKPNHHGANESLNALMHYLKKRGCKVLVEERVANELNCPSVEVHDMVSIGKQVELAIVVGGDGNMLGAARVLSRFNVGVVGVNRGNLGFLTDIHPDEIETQLDYIFNGEYTVEQRFLLEVEVHRHGVLKSSNAAINEAVLHHTKVAHMMEFELYVDDDFVFTQRSDGLIVATPTGSTAYSLSGGGPILTPNLDALAIVPMFPHTLSNRPIVVDANSEVKLKVSADNTENQQVSCDGHIVLSVMPGDEIHIRKNPDKLSLIHPKDYSYFNVLRTKLNWGSKLY, encoded by the coding sequence ATGGGCACCCCAAAACGCAATTTTGAAACCGTCGGTCTAATAGGCAAACCCAATCATCACGGCGCAAACGAGAGCTTAAACGCCCTCATGCACTATTTGAAAAAAAGGGGATGCAAGGTACTCGTTGAAGAACGAGTAGCTAATGAACTGAACTGCCCTTCGGTGGAAGTTCATGACATGGTGTCAATTGGCAAACAGGTGGAACTTGCTATTGTTGTGGGTGGTGATGGCAATATGCTGGGCGCAGCCCGGGTACTGTCTCGTTTCAATGTTGGCGTTGTCGGCGTTAACAGAGGCAACCTTGGTTTTCTTACCGACATCCACCCTGATGAAATCGAAACGCAACTGGACTACATATTTAATGGTGAATACACCGTTGAACAGCGCTTTTTACTGGAAGTAGAAGTCCATCGCCACGGCGTACTGAAAAGCAGCAATGCAGCTATTAACGAAGCGGTTCTGCACCATACCAAAGTGGCTCATATGATGGAGTTTGAACTCTATGTCGATGACGACTTTGTTTTCACCCAACGTTCTGATGGTTTAATTGTGGCTACGCCGACAGGTTCAACAGCCTACTCTCTTTCTGGCGGCGGCCCAATTCTGACACCGAATCTGGATGCACTTGCCATAGTGCCAATGTTCCCGCACACATTGAGCAATCGCCCAATAGTGGTAGATGCCAATAGCGAAGTGAAACTCAAAGTATCCGCCGACAACACCGAGAATCAACAAGTCAGTTGTGACGGTCACATAGTGCTGTCAGTGATGCCTGGTGACGAAATCCACATTCGCAAAAATCCAGACAAACTCAGTTTGATCCACCCCAAAGATTACAGTTATTTCAATGTGTTACGCACCAAACTCAATTGGGGTAGCAAACTTTATTAA
- a CDS encoding outer membrane protein assembly factor BamE gives MSNIKAFLFTLSVIAGTTSLSACSSWVFRIDIPQGNYLEAKDVEKLRIGMTKEQVVFVLGNPVLKDSFEKDIYYYIYEMKRGMKSRGEDFRKDLVIEFENDKVAKVTGDFELSEDFNTPLE, from the coding sequence ATGAGTAACATTAAAGCTTTTCTTTTTACCCTGAGTGTTATTGCAGGCACCACTTCTTTATCCGCCTGTTCTTCTTGGGTATTTCGAATTGATATCCCACAAGGAAATTATCTTGAAGCCAAAGACGTAGAGAAGCTGCGCATTGGCATGACCAAAGAACAAGTCGTTTTCGTATTGGGAAATCCAGTATTAAAAGACAGCTTCGAAAAAGATATTTATTACTACATTTATGAAATGAAGCGCGGAATGAAAAGCCGTGGTGAAGATTTTCGTAAAGATTTGGTGATTGAATTTGAAAACGACAAAGTTGCCAAAGTCACTGGTGATTTTGAATTATCCGAAGACTTTAATACACCTTTAGAATAA
- a CDS encoding proline--tRNA ligase, with amino-acid sequence MRTSQYLLATLKETPADAEVISHQLMLRAGLVRKLASGLYTWLPSGLRVLNKVAQIVREEMTKAGSIEVLMPVVQPADLWEESGRWVEYGPELLRFKDRHQRDFALGPTHEEVITDLVKREVTSYKQLPMNLFQIQTKFRDEIRPRFGIMRGREFTMKDAYSFHMDEQCLEKTYQDMYDAYCRVFERIGLEYRPVIADTGSIGGSTSHEFHVLADSGEDAIAFSSESDYAANVEMAEALAVAPVSTSPFTSMEKVATPNVATIAEVCEHFGVQADVVAKTIVVLGEQEEDSNGVKLVALVLRGDHELNDIKAEKIPGVFSPLTMANDAQLEAQGLVPGSIGPVNANIPVFVDRSAAELKNFVCGANEKDHHLTGVNWSDCTAYEVVDIRNVIAGDPSPDGKGVLDIKRGIEVGHIFQLGKKYSEAMQCGVLNENGKNEILQMGCYGIGVSRVVAAAIEQNHDQYGIKWPEAIAPFKIALIPMNMHKSHRVNEVAEKLYAEMQEANMEVLFDDRKERPGVMFADMELLGVPHSIIIGERNLDDAKVEYKNRRTGEKQLLSIDEAVEFLQRL; translated from the coding sequence ATGCGCACTAGTCAATACTTGCTTGCAACACTGAAAGAAACCCCTGCCGATGCAGAAGTGATCAGCCACCAGCTTATGTTACGTGCTGGTTTGGTTCGTAAATTAGCCTCTGGTTTGTACACATGGTTGCCTTCTGGTTTACGCGTACTGAATAAAGTCGCGCAAATCGTTCGTGAAGAAATGACCAAAGCGGGCTCTATCGAAGTATTAATGCCGGTTGTTCAACCTGCGGATTTGTGGGAAGAATCGGGTCGCTGGGTTGAATATGGCCCTGAACTGCTACGCTTTAAAGACCGCCACCAGCGCGACTTTGCTTTGGGTCCAACCCATGAAGAAGTCATCACCGATTTGGTTAAGCGTGAAGTCACCAGCTACAAACAGTTGCCGATGAACCTGTTCCAGATCCAGACCAAATTCCGTGACGAAATCCGTCCTCGTTTCGGCATTATGCGTGGTCGTGAGTTCACCATGAAAGACGCTTATTCCTTCCACATGGACGAGCAGTGTCTGGAAAAAACCTATCAGGATATGTACGACGCTTACTGCCGTGTATTTGAGCGCATTGGTTTGGAATATCGCCCGGTTATCGCCGACACGGGCTCTATCGGTGGTAGCACATCTCACGAATTCCACGTATTGGCTGACTCCGGTGAAGACGCTATCGCATTTAGCTCTGAGTCTGATTACGCCGCCAACGTAGAAATGGCGGAAGCATTAGCAGTAGCTCCTGTTTCAACGTCTCCTTTTACCAGCATGGAAAAAGTGGCCACACCTAACGTCGCGACTATCGCTGAGGTGTGCGAGCATTTTGGTGTTCAAGCTGATGTGGTTGCCAAAACCATCGTGGTTTTGGGTGAGCAGGAAGAAGATTCTAATGGCGTTAAATTGGTTGCCTTGGTTCTTCGTGGCGATCATGAATTAAACGATATTAAGGCAGAGAAAATTCCAGGTGTATTCTCTCCGCTAACCATGGCAAATGACGCTCAATTGGAAGCTCAAGGCTTGGTTCCAGGCTCAATTGGCCCAGTGAATGCAAATATTCCAGTGTTTGTTGATCGCAGCGCTGCGGAACTGAAAAACTTTGTTTGCGGTGCCAACGAAAAAGACCATCATTTAACTGGCGTAAACTGGTCAGATTGTACCGCTTACGAAGTGGTTGATATTCGTAACGTTATCGCGGGTGATCCTTCTCCAGATGGCAAAGGCGTGCTGGATATTAAACGTGGTATCGAAGTAGGCCACATTTTCCAACTCGGTAAGAAATACAGTGAAGCCATGCAGTGCGGCGTTCTAAATGAAAACGGCAAGAACGAAATTCTGCAAATGGGCTGTTATGGTATAGGTGTGTCTCGTGTTGTGGCAGCAGCGATTGAGCAAAACCATGACCAATACGGCATTAAGTGGCCTGAAGCCATTGCGCCGTTCAAAATTGCGCTTATCCCTATGAACATGCACAAGTCTCACAGGGTTAATGAAGTAGCCGAAAAACTCTACGCTGAAATGCAGGAAGCCAATATGGAAGTGCTTTTCGATGACCGTAAAGAGCGCCCGGGCGTGATGTTTGCGGATATGGAACTGTTAGGCGTGCCTCATTCCATCATTATCGGAGAACGTAATCTGGATGACGCAAAAGTCGAGTATAAAAACCGTCGAACTGGCGAGAAACAGCTGCTATCTATCGATGAAGCGGTAGAATTCTTGCAAAGACTGTAA